One window of Phycisphaeraceae bacterium genomic DNA carries:
- a CDS encoding flagellar FliJ family protein — MLALAECERVRLERLRVAGEIESRVAMGRADWRDRLASGEGVGGVEMGAVRLQANSTLRDLVVLKQAAMQVAAAERQVSRARDELLQATRRRRAIEDLRQQRLDEWRLQDLRQEQREMDEMAIMGRSSRRGELDRLIEGAV, encoded by the coding sequence ATGCTCGCCCTTGCCGAGTGCGAGCGGGTTCGCCTTGAGCGGCTGCGTGTCGCCGGCGAGATCGAGTCTCGAGTTGCGATGGGGAGAGCAGACTGGAGGGATCGGCTTGCTTCAGGAGAGGGAGTCGGCGGCGTCGAGATGGGCGCGGTGAGACTGCAAGCGAACTCGACCCTCAGGGATCTTGTTGTGCTGAAGCAGGCCGCGATGCAGGTCGCGGCGGCGGAGCGCCAGGTCTCACGAGCACGCGATGAGTTGCTGCAAGCGACTCGACGTCGGCGAGCGATCGAGGATCTTCGTCAGCAGAGACTCGATGAGTGGCGTTTGCAGGATCTTCGCCAGGAGCAGCGTGAGATGGACGAGATGGCGATCATGGGACGTTCATCCCGGCGCGGCGAGTTGGATCGGCTGATTGAAGGAGCGGTGTGA